A part of Chitinimonas koreensis genomic DNA contains:
- a CDS encoding heavy-metal-associated domain-containing protein, with protein MEQRFGIEGMSCGGCAASVERALKALPGVESVAVELAEGSARVRFDPGLVDLARIRAAIEDAGYTVTA; from the coding sequence ATGGAACAGCGATTCGGCATCGAAGGCATGAGCTGCGGCGGTTGCGCGGCGTCGGTCGAGCGCGCGCTCAAGGCGCTGCCCGGGGTGGAAAGCGTGGCGGTCGAGCTGGCCGAAGGCAGCGCGCGAGTGCGCTTCGACCCCGGCCTGGTCGACCTGGCGCGCATCCGCGCCGCGATCGAGGACGCCGGCTACACGGTGACCGCTTGA
- a CDS encoding bifunctional acetate--CoA ligase family protein/GNAT family N-acetyltransferase yields MDRWLAMKAHYLTPLFMPSSVVVIGASETEGSVGARVFRNLLDAPFKGRLHGVNLRHAAVFGEQVYARIADVPEGAIDLAVIATPARTLPGLVRECGGRGVKTALVLSRDFLAVDRSNRELLDEAVAIAARHGLRLLGPNLLGMMRPAQGLIAANYQGHVKPGNLALVAQSSSVASAILDWAEAHEVGFSSVISLGAAADVNFGEILDFLAQDGQTHGILLYLEDVGEARGFMSALRAVARQKPVVCLKVGREPIERSPADEIGHAVRTHSERLLGGDEAFDAALRRVGVLRVQNMVQLSIAARMLAADFRARGRRLAVISNGYGAGRMAVDHAQRLNIELPRLAPATVARLDQALPPLGRHDNPVDILGDAPPERFVAATEACLEDPGCDGVLVILTPQAGTDHLATAERMIELRRRHGKLLMLAWLGDKKIALSRKLLDRARMAYFFSPEHAVEAFASLAAWSYIQELSLQTPGPLASRGEPDVARARAVVRQALAAGRSLLNTAETLEVLDAFHIPHPPTLPAATVNEAVAAACRIGLPVALKIDADGLIHKSDIGGVVLDLHTLGQVAEAAGAMLDNAQARLPAGSVRGLVVQKMHGKRYGRELMVGVARDAVFGPTIAFGAGGLMVDVFGDVAVTLPPLNDMIAASLIRRTHVARGLAAFRNHPAADVEAVKAVLLRVSELVCELPEMVSLDLNPLVADEHGALAVDASIVVAPLPAGFRRYDHMAVHPYPAHLLARGRLKSGAACVFRPIRPEDADELQRFVGEELSEQSRFNRFMNTLKQLSPGMLVRFTQLDYAREMALVATVEEAGAERIAGVARYTANPDAASCEFAISIGDRWQGMGLGSQLMEALFNAARDAGLSTIEGDILGSNTAMLGLMRKLGFDVRAHHEDASLKWVVKQL; encoded by the coding sequence ATGGATCGCTGGCTGGCGATGAAAGCCCACTACCTCACCCCGCTGTTCATGCCGAGCAGCGTGGTGGTGATCGGCGCGTCCGAGACCGAGGGCTCGGTCGGCGCGCGGGTGTTCCGCAACCTGCTCGACGCGCCGTTCAAGGGCCGGCTGCACGGCGTCAACCTGCGCCACGCCGCGGTGTTCGGCGAGCAGGTCTACGCCCGCATCGCCGACGTGCCCGAGGGCGCGATCGATCTCGCCGTGATCGCCACCCCGGCGCGCACGCTGCCCGGGCTGGTGCGCGAATGCGGCGGGCGCGGCGTGAAGACCGCGCTGGTGCTGTCGCGCGACTTCCTGGCGGTCGACCGCAGCAACCGCGAGCTGCTCGACGAGGCGGTGGCGATCGCCGCACGCCACGGCCTGCGCCTGCTGGGCCCCAACCTCCTGGGCATGATGCGGCCGGCGCAGGGCCTGATCGCGGCCAACTACCAGGGCCACGTCAAGCCCGGCAACCTGGCGCTGGTGGCGCAGTCGAGCTCGGTGGCCAGCGCCATCCTCGACTGGGCCGAGGCGCACGAGGTCGGCTTTTCCAGCGTGATCTCGCTCGGCGCCGCCGCCGACGTGAACTTCGGCGAGATCCTCGACTTCCTGGCGCAGGACGGCCAGACCCACGGCATCCTGCTCTACCTCGAGGACGTCGGCGAGGCGCGCGGCTTCATGAGCGCGCTGCGCGCGGTGGCGCGGCAGAAGCCGGTGGTCTGCCTCAAGGTCGGCCGCGAGCCGATCGAGCGCAGCCCGGCCGACGAGATCGGCCATGCCGTGCGCACCCATTCGGAGCGGCTGCTCGGCGGCGACGAGGCCTTCGACGCCGCGCTGCGCCGGGTCGGCGTGCTGCGGGTGCAGAACATGGTCCAGCTCAGCATCGCCGCGCGCATGCTGGCGGCCGACTTTCGCGCCAGGGGCCGCCGGCTGGCGGTGATCTCGAACGGCTACGGCGCCGGCCGCATGGCGGTCGACCATGCGCAGCGGCTCAACATCGAGCTGCCGCGGCTGGCGCCGGCCACCGTGGCGCGGCTGGACCAGGCGTTGCCGCCGCTGGGCCGCCACGACAACCCGGTCGACATCCTCGGCGACGCGCCGCCCGAGCGCTTCGTGGCGGCGACCGAGGCCTGCCTCGAGGATCCCGGCTGCGACGGCGTGCTGGTGATCCTGACGCCGCAGGCCGGCACCGATCACCTGGCCACCGCCGAGCGCATGATCGAATTGCGCCGCCGCCACGGCAAACTGCTGATGCTGGCCTGGCTCGGCGACAAGAAGATCGCGCTGTCGCGCAAGCTGCTCGACCGCGCCCGCATGGCCTATTTCTTCTCGCCCGAGCACGCGGTCGAGGCCTTCGCCAGCCTGGCGGCCTGGAGCTACATCCAGGAACTGTCTCTGCAGACGCCCGGCCCGCTGGCCAGCCGCGGCGAGCCCGACGTGGCCCGCGCCCGCGCGGTGGTGCGGCAGGCGCTGGCGGCCGGCCGCAGCCTGCTCAACACCGCCGAGACGCTGGAAGTGCTCGACGCCTTCCACATCCCGCATCCGCCGACGCTGCCGGCCGCCACCGTCAACGAGGCGGTGGCGGCGGCCTGCCGCATCGGCCTGCCGGTGGCGCTGAAGATCGACGCCGACGGCCTGATCCACAAGAGCGACATCGGCGGCGTGGTGCTGGACCTGCACACGCTGGGCCAGGTGGCCGAGGCGGCCGGCGCCATGCTCGACAACGCCCAGGCGCGGCTGCCCGCCGGCAGCGTGCGCGGCCTGGTGGTGCAGAAGATGCACGGCAAGCGCTACGGCCGCGAGCTGATGGTCGGGGTGGCGCGCGACGCGGTGTTCGGCCCGACCATCGCCTTCGGCGCCGGCGGCCTGATGGTCGACGTGTTCGGCGACGTGGCGGTGACGCTGCCGCCCCTGAACGACATGATCGCCGCCAGCCTGATCCGCCGCACCCACGTCGCGCGCGGCCTGGCCGCCTTCCGCAACCATCCGGCGGCCGACGTCGAGGCGGTGAAGGCGGTGCTGCTGCGGGTGTCCGAGCTGGTGTGCGAGCTGCCCGAGATGGTGTCGCTCGACCTCAACCCGCTGGTGGCCGACGAGCACGGCGCGCTGGCGGTCGACGCCAGCATCGTGGTGGCGCCGCTGCCGGCCGGCTTCCGCCGCTACGACCACATGGCGGTGCACCCTTATCCGGCCCACCTGCTGGCGCGCGGCCGGCTCAAGTCGGGCGCCGCCTGCGTCTTCCGGCCGATCCGGCCCGAGGACGCCGACGAGCTGCAGCGCTTCGTCGGCGAGGAGTTGTCGGAGCAGAGCCGGTTCAACCGCTTCATGAACACGCTCAAGCAGCTGTCGCCCGGCATGCTGGTGCGCTTCACCCAGCTCGACTATGCGCGCGAGATGGCGCTGGTGGCGACGGTGGAGGAGGCCGGCGCCGAGCGCATCGCCGGGGTGGCGCGCTACACCGCCAACCCGGACGCGGCCAGCTGCGAGTTCGCCATTTCGATCGGCGACCGCTGGCAGGGCATGGGACTCGGCTCGCAGCTGATGGAAGCGCTGTTCAACGCCGCACGCGACGCCGGGCTGTCGACCATCGAGGGCGACATCCTCGGTTCCAACACCGCCATGCTGGGCTTGATGCGCAAGCTGGGGTTCGACGTGCGGGCGCATCATGAGGATGCGAGCTTGAAGTGGGTGGTGAAGCAGCTTTAG